TCGAAGAACCTCTGAAAATAGGTAAGCGGAAACAGCTTTTCGTAGATGATTATATCGTTGCCGAGACATCAAACGTCGCTCGTCGGCTGGGAACAGTTGCGAAGGAAGCCCAACCGCTCATGGTGCCCAATGGGCGGGAATATCCTCTCTACTTTGGCGTCTATTCAACCGTTCTGCGAGACGACGGCAAATTCAAGATGTGGTATCTGGCGACAAACAGACCCAACTACGACATCGGATATGCCGAATCCAAAGATGGCATCCAGTGGAAACGGCTGAACGTGGGGCAGGACGGTAGGGGTAACTTCGTCTTTCAAGGACACGGTTTCAGTTGTTTTATAGACCCGAACGNNNNNNNNNNNNNNNNNNNNNNNNNNTCGATGGGAAAAAAGTCAGAAGGCGATTCATCTCGCCCATTCTCCAGACGGCATCCATTGGACTGCCTATAACAACGGACAGGCTGTATTGTCCCGCACCTCGATTCCTCATCCCCAGACCGAAGGGCGAAGTTACGTCACGGCATCGGATACGCATAATCAGATGAACTGAGATAGCGATGCGAAAGTGTACCGGATCTTCACCCGCGATATTTACGCCGGACCTGTTGAGGGAGATGACCGGAAGATAAGTCGCGGCAGCCGCACCATGACCAATCCTGACGTGAAAGCGGATCCAACAGGGTGGACGCTGATTCAAAGCTGGGAGTTCGACCGTGAGGGAGATTCAGAATACAAACGGCGGCAAATTTATGCACTGACAGACTGGAGGTACCAAGGTGTTCACTTCGCCCTGATGAGCGTGCTACGGACCGGGGGCTTAATCGATTGTTATATCGGCACGAGCCGTGATGCTTCTCATTGGGACTTAAGTTGGGTCTATGCGGGCGAACCGTTCATTCCCCCTGGTCCGAAAGACAGTTTCGATGCGGCGGGAGCGTTTCCCTTCTCGCAGATTGTGACGTGGAAAGACCGNNNNNNNNNNNNNNNNNNNNNNNNNNNNNNNNNNNNNNNNNNNNNNNNNNNNNNNNNNNNNNNNNNNNNNNNNNNNNNNNNNNNNNNNNNNNNNNNNNNNNNNNNNNNNNNNNNNNNNNNNNNNNNNNNNNNNNNNNNNNNNCTCAACACTGATACTTCTCAAGGACAGATTTCCGTAGAGGTCCTGGACGCAGCGGGCCGGCAGATTCCCGGTTTCGCCAAAGCGGTATGCCAAGATATCAAAGGCATGGACGAACTGCAACTACAGCCCAGATGGGCAAATCATGCCGACCTGTCACCTTTAATTGGGAAAACAATACGTCTGAAGTTCGATCTACAAAACGCTCATCTATACGCTTTTAAGGTCAATTCTTGACATTGGTCGCGGGTGCCTTGGTAAGTCGTTGAATGCTCAAAGCCAATACCAGAGACGGTTGTGCAAGACACCGGACTGGTTGAGCCTCGACTATAGTACAACAGTTTGAGGAGCAGCATGTCGAAAGAGAAATATAATCAACTCGTCAATGAAGGATTCTGTGTTTTTGAAAATATCCTGAGTGATGCGTTAGTCAACCAACTTCGGAGCGTGACAGACCAACTCTGCGAAAACATGACGGAGGAGCACAAAAAATATTTTCGCTCTCAAGGCAGCGCGTTCAGAACTTATGAAGACCCGGTTTTCGCGGAATTGAGATCAATGGGGTTCAAGGATCCAACCTTTACCAGTGGGTATATCCTGAGCAAGCCGCCGCACAGTCCACCGTTGTTTTGGCACTACGACTGGTTTGGTTGGGCAGATTCAAGCACCTACGACCCACGACCACAACAGGTATTCTTCATGTACTACCTGACCGACACCACACCGGATAACGGTTGTCTTCGTGTGATTCCGGGGTCGCACTACAAGCACAACCCACTCCACGATTTAATAATGGAACCACATGCCGGTGAGATTTCAACGGCAAAGGACCTAAACCGTCCCGAATTTTCGACGCGCCCTGATGAAATTGATGTCCCTGTCAAAGCCGGTGATCTGCTGATTGGTGATTCACGTTTATTGCACGCTTCGTACGCAAACAACTCCGACGAACGCCGCACGGTTATCACACTCTGGTTCCAGCCCGATTTTTGCAATTTGCCGGAGCGCATCAAAGCACAGCTAGCTAGCAAGACACATCCCATCCCCGAAGATTGGTCTCAAGAAGCGCAGGAAATGGTTCGCCGCCTGAATCCAAAATACGATGGCGACGCAGAGCCGTATGGGCGGGTTTTGTATCAACGAAAACCCGGTTACAAGAAAATATAGACTCTATTATTGATTTCGCACAGAAGGAGGCCATCCAATGACACCTGAAAAGATATTGTCTCATAAGCCTAAAGCGCTCACTCAAGCGCAGCGTCAATTTTACTTTGATAACGGATACCTGCTCGTTGAAAGCATTGTATCGCAGGATTGGGTTGAACGTCTGATCGACGTTACGGATGAAATGGTGCAGCGCAGCCGGTCCTTAAACAAGTCAGATATGGTGTTCGATCTGGAGCCGGGACACACAGCGGACAATCCACGCTTGCGCCGTCTGACTAGTCCGGTTGAACATCACCCGACCTACTGGGAGTTTGCTTCGCAGTCGATTATCGTCGATGTGGCAGCGGACCTAGTAGGACCGGACGTGAAATTCCATCACTCGAAATTGAATTTCAAATGGGCAGAAGGCGGCGAAGAGGTTAAGTGGCATCAAGACATCACCTATTGGCCCCACACCAACTATAGTCCGCTCACAATCGGCGTTTATCTTCACGATGTGGGCAATGATCAGGGGCCTCTCGGTGCAATCGCCGGAAGCCACAAGGGTGAACTTTTTAATCAATACAATGACAGCAATCAATGGGTCGGCTGCCTCAGCGACGAAGACGCCAAGAGTGTTG
Above is a genomic segment from Candidatus Poribacteria bacterium containing:
- a CDS encoding phytanoyl-CoA dioxygenase family protein; the encoded protein is MSKEKYNQLVNEGFCVFENILSDALVNQLRSVTDQLCENMTEEHKKYFRSQGSAFRTYEDPVFAELRSMGFKDPTFTSGYILSKPPHSPPLFWHYDWFGWADSSTYDPRPQQVFFMYYLTDTTPDNGCLRVIPGSHYKHNPLHDLIMEPHAGEISTAKDLNRPEFSTRPDEIDVPVKAGDLLIGDSRLLHASYANNSDERRTVITLWFQPDFCNLPERIKAQLASKTHPIPEDWSQEAQEMVRRLNPKYDGDAEPYGRVLYQRKPGYKKI
- a CDS encoding phytanoyl-CoA dioxygenase family protein, producing the protein MTPEKILSHKPKALTQAQRQFYFDNGYLLVESIVSQDWVERLIDVTDEMVQRSRSLNKSDMVFDLEPGHTADNPRLRRLTSPVEHHPTYWEFASQSIIVDVAADLVGPDVKFHHSKLNFKWAEGGEEVKWHQDITYWPHTNYSPLTIGVYLHDVGNDQGPLGAIAGSHKGELFNQYNDSNQWVGCLSDEDAKSVDTANVEYLKGPAGSITIHNCRVIHGSKPNLSDQGRPLLLNIYSSADAFTYTANPLPSRYEGTIVKGKPARWAHHDDRPCLVPPDWSGGYTSLYALQQQEQWDEGQLETVAKQTAKIQKKR